The following proteins come from a genomic window of Vallitaleaceae bacterium 9-2:
- a CDS encoding Cof-type HAD-IIB family hydrolase, giving the protein MYKMLVLDFDDTLLKDDLSISPENIEAIKKAKEQGVVVLFCSGRSDESMFQYIEQLDMHDEDEYFISYNGAKIDRIDRQNIFHKRIEQPLLKELVRMGKDNDVTVQLYNGKKMIVEEINEAVKLYTDLTKSEPLVNQDLENLEYSTKVLFNSQDRECLEAMQRKIIEVYGQDVNVFFSKPNYLEVLHKEANKGLGVKYLAQKLGIKQEEIIAVGDSFNDIFMIEYAGLGVAVANGREEVKAKANYITEHDNNHHAVREVVEKFILG; this is encoded by the coding sequence ATGTACAAAATGTTAGTATTGGACTTTGATGACACATTATTGAAAGATGATCTGTCCATTAGTCCTGAAAATATTGAAGCGATAAAAAAAGCAAAAGAGCAAGGGGTTGTTGTACTATTTTGCTCTGGACGTAGTGATGAGTCCATGTTTCAGTATATCGAACAATTGGATATGCACGATGAAGATGAATATTTCATATCATACAACGGTGCAAAAATTGATAGAATTGACCGACAAAATATTTTTCATAAACGTATTGAACAGCCATTGTTAAAGGAATTAGTAAGAATGGGAAAAGACAATGATGTAACAGTTCAACTGTATAATGGAAAGAAAATGATCGTAGAAGAAATTAACGAAGCAGTAAAACTATATACAGATTTAACAAAGAGTGAGCCTTTGGTTAATCAGGATCTTGAAAATTTGGAATATTCAACGAAAGTATTATTCAATTCACAAGATCGAGAATGCTTGGAAGCTATGCAAAGAAAAATTATAGAAGTCTATGGACAAGACGTCAATGTATTTTTCTCAAAACCAAATTATTTAGAAGTCCTTCACAAAGAGGCAAATAAAGGGCTGGGAGTGAAGTATTTAGCACAGAAGCTTGGCATAAAACAAGAAGAGATTATTGCAGTCGGTGATAGTTTTAATGATATATTCATGATTGAATATGCAGGTCTAGGTGTTGCTGTAGCCAATGGAAGAGAAGAAGTCAAAGCTAAAGCAAACTATATCACTGAACATGATAATAATCATCATGCAGTACGTGAAGTTGTTGAAAAATTTATACTAGGGTAG
- a CDS encoding DUF4446 family protein, which translates to MSDIMTFFESMQVEILMIVTAVTLILFILLFITMINLSIFRNKYKKLNKGKTIQSYEEHIIKNKSDIEYLKQNEKELFNHIERIQEKAKDAYTKVYLHRYNAFERQGGEMSFVLVMLNRYNNGVILHNLHNSEYSYLYSKNVTNGMTKETLTQEEKDVLLKAMKQQ; encoded by the coding sequence ATGAGTGATATAATGACCTTTTTTGAAAGTATGCAAGTTGAGATACTCATGATTGTAACAGCGGTTACGCTAATCTTATTTATTCTATTGTTTATTACGATGATTAACTTATCGATTTTTAGAAATAAATATAAAAAATTGAATAAAGGAAAGACAATACAATCCTATGAAGAACATATAATTAAAAACAAATCAGATATTGAGTATTTAAAACAAAATGAAAAGGAATTGTTTAATCATATTGAGCGTATTCAGGAGAAAGCCAAAGATGCATATACCAAAGTATACCTACATCGATATAATGCATTTGAACGTCAAGGTGGCGAGATGAGCTTTGTCTTAGTCATGCTTAATCGATATAATAATGGTGTAATTCTTCATAATTTACATAATAGCGAATACTCATATTTATATTCAAAGAATGTTACGAATGGAATGACAAAAGAAACGTTGACACAGGAAGAAAAAGATGTTCTGTTAAAAGCGATGAAGCAGCAATAA